Proteins co-encoded in one Cytophaga hutchinsonii ATCC 33406 genomic window:
- a CDS encoding DUF4175 family protein: MVHDTTYDELLSNLRQYKKKYYLNRLVRGSLITIGLLSAVFLALALSEHYGRFNSIVRLSFLLLLMASVGYTLISWVGNPIIKLLQLDKALSNEEASRQIGQFFPEIKDKLTNTLQLHASTNRSSNDLILASIKQKTKELNTFTFSGAIDLSENRKYFRFVLPPIFLIIILLIVIPSLLTDSANRIIKFDKQFLEPAPFQFNLLNKNLSAYKNEDVEVELELIGNEIPDQCYILIHDQRFKLKRKTNGVFTYDFKNVQREETFAFEAAGFRSAEYNLDVQVKPDIKGLDIVLNYPAYLKKPAESIKNGGNLTIPEGTTATWNIETVHTETLFISFESEKGKEVKGEKDGETFRFKKTIRNDDKYSLLVNQSKLNQPAPIQYSLHVIKDQYPALLVEEFRDSTLMEAIQFGGSLSDDYGINRLQLHYVLKDASKKPVKKGSKTIPIETGKSNQTFYFTWNIDSVQINPGQELEYYLEVFDNDGVNGSKSTKSSVFSWKIPSKEELSEELKTASTSASNQFQEVAEQAKQLQKEMQQLEERLKSKKQLSWQDKKAMEEMVKKNQALEKELEKLQENLKKLQEKQDKFDPASQELAEKMKQLEKLMNQLLDEETKKLMAELEKLLQENAKKEDLDKALKNLTNKDKYLEKELERNLELFKQMQFDRELENNIQKLEELAKKEEELAEKTLDQKIPKEELVKEQEELNKEFDQLKEEMKNLEELNKELENKKPLEDLDQEQQDIDQEMQKSSEELKNNQSKKAGASQKGAADKMKKMSEKMQQMQQDMQAEEAAENMKDLRQILDNLLHVSFDQEALMKEFRKVQQTDPRYITLGQQQVKLKDATKIIKDSLYALAKRVPQIEAFVTKEVLAMNQHMDAAVQHIKERRPDLAAADEQYAMTSMNNLALMLNEVLKQMQQEMASSQPKMGSAQCNKPKPGASGKPKPGNMSQMQKSLSEKIEQLKKSGLSGKSYSEELAKLAAEQEMLRKSLQEMEKMMKEQGGKPGNELKQLSDMMEQTERDLVNKNITNETIMRQREIQTRLLEAEKSVREREWDNTRESKTADQKPNEYPPSLEKYLKAKEKQLELIKTIPPSYTPYYKEEIDDYFKNLD; this comes from the coding sequence ATGGTGCATGACACAACATACGATGAGTTATTATCCAATCTCAGACAATACAAAAAGAAGTATTATCTAAACAGATTGGTGCGTGGTTCATTAATCACTATTGGATTATTGTCTGCTGTATTTTTAGCTCTTGCTCTATCTGAGCATTATGGCAGGTTTAATAGTATCGTCCGTTTATCTTTTCTTTTATTGCTTATGGCCAGTGTTGGCTATACATTAATCAGCTGGGTAGGAAATCCGATCATTAAGCTGCTACAGCTTGATAAGGCATTATCCAATGAAGAAGCATCCAGACAAATCGGACAATTTTTTCCGGAGATAAAAGACAAGCTTACCAATACGCTACAGCTTCATGCCAGTACAAACCGATCCAGCAACGATCTCATTCTGGCCAGTATCAAACAAAAGACAAAAGAGCTAAATACCTTTACATTTTCTGGTGCGATTGATCTATCAGAAAACCGTAAATATTTCAGATTTGTTCTACCACCTATATTTCTAATAATCATATTATTAATTGTTATACCAAGTTTATTAACAGATAGTGCAAACCGTATAATTAAATTTGATAAGCAATTTTTAGAACCGGCACCGTTTCAGTTCAATCTTTTGAATAAAAATTTGTCTGCCTACAAAAATGAAGATGTTGAGGTAGAGCTGGAATTGATCGGAAATGAAATTCCGGATCAATGTTATATTCTGATTCACGATCAGCGTTTTAAATTGAAGCGTAAAACCAACGGTGTTTTTACCTACGATTTTAAAAATGTTCAGCGGGAAGAAACATTTGCTTTCGAAGCTGCCGGTTTCAGATCTGCTGAATACAATCTTGATGTGCAGGTTAAACCTGATATCAAAGGCCTGGATATTGTTTTAAATTATCCGGCATATCTTAAGAAACCAGCTGAATCCATTAAAAATGGCGGAAACCTGACCATACCTGAGGGAACGACCGCCACGTGGAACATAGAAACCGTTCACACGGAAACCTTATTCATTTCTTTTGAAAGTGAAAAAGGGAAAGAAGTCAAAGGAGAAAAAGATGGAGAAACATTCCGTTTCAAAAAAACCATTCGAAACGATGATAAATACTCCTTGCTCGTTAATCAATCCAAACTAAACCAACCGGCACCGATACAATATAGTCTGCACGTTATTAAAGATCAGTATCCGGCACTATTGGTGGAAGAGTTCAGAGACTCTACCTTGATGGAAGCAATTCAATTTGGAGGTTCATTATCAGATGATTATGGAATTAATCGACTGCAATTGCATTACGTATTAAAAGATGCTTCTAAGAAACCGGTAAAAAAAGGAAGCAAAACTATTCCGATCGAAACCGGTAAGTCCAATCAGACTTTTTATTTCACATGGAACATTGATTCCGTTCAAATAAATCCGGGACAGGAGCTGGAGTATTATTTAGAAGTATTTGATAATGATGGCGTAAATGGTTCAAAAAGTACAAAGTCTTCCGTATTCTCCTGGAAAATACCAAGTAAAGAAGAGTTATCAGAAGAATTAAAAACTGCTTCAACGTCTGCATCCAATCAATTCCAGGAAGTGGCAGAACAAGCTAAGCAACTGCAAAAAGAAATGCAGCAGCTGGAAGAACGCCTTAAGTCTAAAAAGCAATTGAGCTGGCAGGATAAAAAAGCGATGGAAGAGATGGTTAAAAAGAATCAGGCGCTGGAAAAAGAGCTGGAAAAACTTCAGGAAAACCTTAAAAAGCTTCAGGAAAAACAAGATAAATTTGATCCTGCTTCTCAGGAATTAGCCGAAAAAATGAAGCAGCTGGAAAAATTGATGAATCAACTGCTGGATGAAGAGACGAAGAAATTAATGGCCGAACTTGAAAAATTGCTTCAGGAGAATGCCAAAAAAGAAGATTTAGACAAGGCGTTAAAAAACCTTACAAATAAAGATAAGTACCTGGAGAAAGAACTGGAACGTAATCTTGAACTTTTCAAGCAGATGCAGTTTGACCGCGAGCTGGAAAACAATATTCAAAAACTCGAGGAACTGGCTAAAAAAGAAGAGGAACTGGCGGAGAAAACACTGGATCAGAAAATACCAAAAGAAGAACTTGTTAAGGAGCAGGAAGAGCTCAACAAGGAGTTTGATCAATTAAAAGAGGAAATGAAAAACCTTGAAGAGTTGAATAAAGAATTAGAAAACAAAAAACCGTTAGAAGATCTTGATCAGGAGCAGCAGGATATTGATCAGGAAATGCAGAAAAGCAGCGAGGAATTAAAAAATAACCAGAGTAAAAAGGCAGGAGCTTCTCAGAAAGGTGCGGCAGACAAAATGAAAAAGATGTCTGAAAAAATGCAGCAGATGCAGCAGGACATGCAGGCTGAAGAAGCGGCTGAAAATATGAAAGATCTGCGGCAGATACTGGATAACCTGCTTCACGTTTCTTTTGATCAGGAAGCACTGATGAAAGAGTTCCGCAAGGTACAGCAGACAGATCCAAGATACATCACCCTGGGGCAGCAGCAGGTTAAATTAAAAGACGCAACAAAAATCATTAAGGACAGCTTATATGCCTTAGCGAAACGTGTTCCCCAGATTGAAGCATTTGTTACAAAAGAGGTTTTAGCCATGAACCAACATATGGATGCAGCCGTACAACACATTAAAGAACGCCGGCCGGATCTGGCTGCTGCGGATGAGCAGTATGCGATGACTTCTATGAATAACCTGGCACTGATGCTGAATGAAGTGTTAAAACAAATGCAGCAGGAGATGGCAAGCTCACAGCCTAAAATGGGTAGTGCACAATGCAATAAGCCTAAGCCCGGTGCTTCAGGAAAACCAAAGCCGGGTAATATGAGCCAGATGCAGAAGAGCCTGAGTGAAAAAATTGAACAGCTGAAGAAAAGCGGATTAAGCGGAAAAAGCTATTCAGAAGAATTGGCTAAACTGGCGGCAGAACAGGAGATGCTTAGAAAGTCTTTACAGGAAATGGAAAAGATGATGAAAGAGCAGGGTGGGAAGCCGGGCAATGAGTTGAAGCAGTTGAGTGATATGATGGAACAAACGGAACGCGATTTGGTAAACAAAAACATTACCAACGAGACCATCATGCGTCAGCGCGAAATCCAGACACGTTTATTAGAAGCAGAAAAATCTGTTCGGGAACGTGAGTGGGATAACACGCGCGAATCTAAAACTGCTGATCAGAAGCCAAACGAATATCCTCCGTCCTTAGAGAAATATTTAAAAGCGAAAGAAAAGCAATTAGAACTGATTAAGACGATTCCGCCATCATATACGCCCTATTACAAAGAAGAAATAGACGATTATTTTAAGAATCTCGATTAA
- a CDS encoding ATP-binding protein, with the protein MESLRIQIPSLVENIRIVESFIDNVKDTFEIDDDIYGNIMVAITESVNNAIRHGNKEDNKKNVTLTASCTENVLVFTVEDEGPGFNPDTLPDPTAPENIEKVGGRGIFLMKHLADEVKFSNEGRKVELTFFNN; encoded by the coding sequence ATGGAATCCTTGCGCATACAGATCCCTTCATTAGTAGAAAACATTCGCATCGTTGAAAGTTTTATTGATAATGTTAAAGACACGTTTGAAATAGATGATGATATCTATGGCAACATAATGGTTGCTATTACTGAGTCAGTAAACAATGCTATCCGACACGGTAATAAAGAAGACAATAAAAAGAACGTTACATTAACGGCTTCCTGTACAGAGAATGTATTGGTATTTACTGTTGAAGACGAAGGCCCGGGTTTCAATCCTGATACACTTCCTGATCCGACTGCTCCAGAAAACATTGAAAAAGTAGGCGGAAGAGGAATCTTTTTGATGAAGCATCTAGCCGATGAAGTTAAGTTTTCAAATGAAGGACGTAAAGTAGAGTTAACCTTTTTTAATAATTAG
- the ybeY gene encoding rRNA maturation RNase YbeY: MKEETIFFFKEDTQYQLRQRAEIRTWLNTIAKKEKYSILELNYIFCSDEYLLQMNRDFLDHDYYTDIITFDNSEVKGKIEGDIFISIDRVKDNAQLQHSTVKDELHRVLAHGLLHLTGYKDKTTKEKEMMRAKEDASLSLRKF; this comes from the coding sequence TTGAAAGAAGAAACAATCTTCTTCTTTAAAGAAGATACTCAGTACCAATTAAGGCAACGTGCAGAAATACGTACCTGGCTGAATACAATTGCTAAAAAGGAAAAGTATTCCATCTTAGAACTCAACTATATTTTTTGTTCGGATGAATACCTTCTTCAAATGAACAGAGATTTTTTAGACCACGATTATTATACCGATATTATCACGTTTGATAATAGCGAAGTTAAAGGTAAAATAGAAGGGGATATTTTTATCAGCATTGATCGGGTTAAAGACAATGCACAGCTCCAGCATTCAACAGTTAAAGATGAGTTGCACCGGGTATTGGCACATGGTCTGCTCCATTTAACCGGATATAAAGACAAAACAACAAAGGAAAAGGAAATGATGCGGGCAAAAGAAGACGCATCCTTATCTTTGCGTAAATTCTGA
- the mnmG gene encoding tRNA uridine-5-carboxymethylaminomethyl(34) synthesis enzyme MnmG encodes MFPEYDVIVVGAGHAGCEAAAAAANMGSKVLLATMNMQTIAQMSCNPAMGGVAKGQIVREIDALGGLSGIVSDKSMIQFRMLNRSKGPAMWSPRSQNDRHMFAWEWRMQLEALPNVDFWQEMISGLIVKNGKVCGVRTGLGIEIPCKSVVLTNGTFLNGIIHIGEKKLGGGRTGEKAATGITEQLVELGFESGRMKTGTPPRVDGRSLDYSVMQEQEGDENPSKFSYSKQTTSLTKQRSCHITYTNQAVHDTLKEGFDRSPMFTGRIKGLGPRYCPSVEDKINRFAEKERHQIFVEPEGWNTVEVYVNGFSTSLPEDVQYKAIRKIAGFENAKMFRPGYAIEYDFFPPTQLQLSLETRLVKNLFFAGQINGTTGYEEAACQGLMAGINAHKAAKDHEALILKRSEAYIGVLIDDLVNKGTEEPYRMFTSRAEYRILLRQDNADLRLTPIGYEIGLATEERYQDMLLKKHNSEKLVEEIKNTKIKPETANEILEENGSAPIKEKVVLYNLLKRPNMEVSLFAEKVEEIKTLIEPYTQEEIEQAMIEVKYRDYIDKEEQMALKMTQLENMALNPDFDYKKIQALSLEAREKLSKLKPATLGQASRISGVNPADISILMIYMGR; translated from the coding sequence ATGTTTCCTGAATACGATGTGATTGTGGTGGGTGCCGGTCACGCTGGTTGTGAAGCGGCTGCGGCTGCGGCTAATATGGGTTCTAAAGTACTGCTTGCTACCATGAATATGCAGACCATAGCACAGATGAGCTGCAACCCTGCAATGGGTGGGGTAGCAAAAGGACAAATTGTGCGTGAAATAGATGCGCTTGGAGGTTTATCAGGTATTGTATCTGATAAATCTATGATCCAATTCAGAATGTTAAACCGTTCAAAGGGTCCTGCTATGTGGAGTCCGCGTTCGCAAAACGACAGACATATGTTTGCCTGGGAATGGCGTATGCAATTAGAAGCACTGCCTAACGTAGACTTCTGGCAGGAGATGATCTCTGGCCTGATTGTTAAAAACGGGAAGGTGTGTGGCGTACGCACGGGTTTAGGAATAGAGATACCTTGCAAGTCTGTTGTACTAACCAATGGGACATTCTTAAACGGTATCATACATATAGGTGAAAAGAAACTAGGGGGTGGAAGAACGGGAGAGAAAGCAGCAACAGGTATTACAGAACAATTGGTTGAATTGGGCTTCGAAAGCGGCAGAATGAAGACTGGTACACCACCCCGTGTAGATGGAAGAAGTTTAGACTACAGTGTTATGCAGGAACAGGAGGGAGATGAAAACCCTTCCAAGTTTTCTTACTCTAAACAGACAACTTCTCTTACGAAACAACGCTCATGTCATATTACCTACACCAATCAAGCTGTACACGATACATTAAAAGAAGGTTTTGACCGTTCTCCGATGTTTACAGGAAGAATAAAAGGATTAGGGCCTAGATACTGTCCTTCTGTTGAAGATAAGATCAACCGCTTTGCTGAGAAAGAAAGACATCAGATCTTTGTAGAACCTGAAGGCTGGAATACGGTTGAAGTATATGTAAATGGTTTCTCTACTTCTTTACCAGAAGATGTACAATACAAAGCCATTCGTAAAATAGCCGGATTTGAAAATGCAAAAATGTTCAGACCGGGTTATGCCATTGAATATGATTTCTTCCCGCCGACACAGTTGCAATTAAGCTTAGAGACTAGATTGGTAAAGAACCTGTTCTTTGCAGGACAGATAAATGGTACTACAGGCTATGAAGAAGCAGCTTGTCAAGGTTTGATGGCAGGTATCAATGCACATAAAGCAGCTAAAGACCACGAGGCACTTATTCTAAAGAGATCTGAAGCCTATATAGGGGTATTGATAGACGACTTGGTGAATAAGGGCACAGAAGAGCCTTATAGAATGTTTACGTCGCGGGCCGAATACCGGATTCTTCTCAGACAGGATAATGCTGATCTAAGACTTACTCCAATAGGATATGAAATTGGTCTGGCAACAGAAGAACGCTACCAGGATATGCTTCTTAAGAAACACAACAGTGAAAAACTGGTTGAAGAAATTAAAAACACAAAGATCAAGCCTGAAACAGCAAATGAAATTCTCGAAGAAAATGGTTCTGCTCCGATTAAGGAAAAAGTAGTTCTTTACAACCTGCTTAAACGTCCAAACATGGAAGTTAGCCTGTTTGCAGAAAAAGTAGAGGAAATAAAAACCCTGATCGAACCATACACACAGGAAGAAATTGAACAGGCAATGATTGAAGTAAAATACAGAGATTATATTGATAAAGAGGAGCAGATGGCTCTTAAAATGACACAGCTTGAAAACATGGCTTTGAATCCTGATTTTGATTATAAAAAAATACAGGCATTATCACTGGAAGCAAGGGAAAAATTAAGCAAGCTAAAACCGGCAACATTAGGCCAGGCCTCAAGAATCAGCGGTGTTAACCCAGCTGATATTTCAATATTAATGATATACATGGGAAGATAA
- a CDS encoding class I SAM-dependent methyltransferase, with amino-acid sequence MNQITTCNYCECDDLTPILQVTDHSITNEKFELLECFCCGLIHTSPQPSETEIGKYYQSDNYVSHSDTKEGLINKIYHIARKIALNRKASIISDFHKKTSLLDIGCGTGYFAAHMQRRGYTVSVMEPDPGAAEQAKQKLNVDPYTTLEAVQGTYKTITMWHVFEHVLDINKTFEKIESLLDTDGVLVLAVPNPESPDAKLYKENWAAYDVPRHVYHYKKTVIKQIANRYDLKVHSILPMKMDSYYISMLSEKYKGGNILKAIWNGLRSNIKAGKHNTSSLIYIIERK; translated from the coding sequence ATGAATCAAATTACTACGTGCAATTATTGTGAATGTGATGATCTGACTCCAATCTTACAGGTAACCGATCATAGCATTACCAATGAAAAATTTGAATTACTGGAATGCTTTTGCTGTGGCTTAATCCATACCAGCCCTCAGCCCTCTGAAACTGAAATAGGGAAATACTATCAATCGGATAATTACGTTTCTCATTCAGATACAAAGGAAGGCTTAATCAATAAGATTTATCACATTGCCCGAAAGATTGCATTAAACAGAAAAGCATCGATCATATCTGATTTTCATAAAAAAACATCCCTTCTGGATATTGGTTGCGGTACAGGATATTTCGCAGCACATATGCAACGTAGAGGATATACTGTTTCTGTTATGGAACCGGATCCGGGGGCAGCCGAACAGGCAAAACAGAAACTGAATGTTGATCCATATACAACACTGGAAGCTGTTCAGGGAACGTATAAAACCATAACCATGTGGCACGTTTTTGAACATGTACTTGATATTAATAAAACGTTTGAAAAAATAGAATCACTTCTTGATACAGATGGAGTATTAGTATTGGCAGTACCAAATCCGGAATCTCCGGATGCAAAATTATACAAAGAAAACTGGGCAGCTTATGATGTACCCAGACATGTGTATCATTATAAAAAAACAGTCATTAAACAGATTGCTAATAGATATGATTTAAAAGTACATTCTATTTTACCCATGAAAATGGATAGTTATTATATCAGCATGCTTAGTGAAAAATACAAAGGAGGAAATATTCTGAAGGCAATCTGGAATGGCTTGCGCTCAAATATTAAAGCAGGTAAACACAACACCTCTAGTTTGATTTATATTATAGAAAGAAAATAA
- a CDS encoding Ig-like domain-containing protein has translation MIRILILLFSCLLFTQCANIVPPTGGPRDTEAPKIISAYPKNGQTNYKENFITMTFDEAIVDNQLSSKILVSPTIEGYYTVKIKKNTAKVIWRDTLKENTTYSFNIIDGIKDNTEGNLLKNYSITFSTGNDIDSNTVNSIIKNIPGAALNPNLKLLLFEKTDSITNILSKKPEYIGIATDSGKVEIGYIKEKEYTAVAVADNNKNNKWDKNEPLSVKNIIVKDKITESFQIQETILDTAKVLSANSVNKTINIFFSKGLQYLKIKGEEGEYIYTKLSSRKYSIENQYNLTDTTKIQIEYIDSVGIKSEYVKKVKFKQIDLQKDKDSIINISTINKKKSLKQVIDSIQFSTDKLITKIDVEVIAPKNVTYTLTNNYNNFVLVLKGQKEKDTVEVVIPRESATSIYGEYNRNYKEKFGTDNEKNYGNIQFELKTNQTGFTTYFKNSKDEIVYTSTDKHKNQIKNLEPGEYILFVHIDTNKDGYWNAYDPISNTPAEPIYYFKEKLVIRANWDLEDIQMIF, from the coding sequence ATGATCCGGATACTGATACTTCTTTTTTCCTGTTTGCTTTTTACACAATGTGCCAATATTGTACCACCAACCGGTGGGCCAAGAGATACAGAGGCACCAAAAATTATTTCTGCTTATCCTAAAAACGGACAGACTAATTATAAAGAAAACTTTATAACCATGACCTTTGATGAAGCTATTGTAGACAATCAATTAAGCTCAAAGATTCTTGTGAGCCCTACAATTGAAGGTTACTATACTGTTAAGATCAAAAAAAATACTGCTAAAGTAATCTGGAGAGATACCCTAAAAGAAAATACAACGTACAGTTTTAATATCATTGACGGTATTAAAGATAATACAGAAGGAAATTTATTAAAGAATTACAGCATTACTTTTTCAACCGGTAATGACATCGATTCCAACACAGTGAATTCAATTATAAAAAATATACCAGGTGCTGCACTCAATCCAAATTTAAAATTATTGCTCTTTGAAAAAACAGATTCAATTACGAATATATTAAGTAAAAAACCAGAGTACATAGGAATAGCTACAGATTCAGGAAAAGTCGAAATAGGATATATAAAAGAAAAAGAGTACACAGCTGTAGCAGTGGCAGATAATAATAAAAATAATAAATGGGATAAAAATGAACCTTTATCTGTAAAAAATATCATCGTAAAAGATAAGATAACAGAATCTTTTCAGATTCAGGAAACAATACTTGATACAGCTAAAGTACTTTCGGCAAATTCAGTAAATAAAACTATTAACATATTCTTTAGTAAAGGTTTACAGTATTTAAAAATAAAAGGTGAAGAAGGTGAATATATATATACAAAACTCTCAAGCAGAAAATACAGCATCGAAAATCAATACAATTTAACAGATACTACTAAAATACAAATTGAATATATTGATTCTGTGGGGATAAAAAGTGAATATGTAAAGAAAGTAAAATTCAAACAAATTGATTTACAAAAAGATAAAGACAGTATTATAAACATTTCAACTATCAACAAAAAGAAAAGTTTGAAGCAGGTTATTGATTCAATTCAATTTAGTACAGACAAATTGATTACTAAAATTGATGTAGAGGTTATAGCACCAAAAAATGTAACTTATACATTGACAAATAATTATAATAATTTTGTTCTTGTTTTAAAAGGTCAAAAGGAAAAGGATACTGTAGAAGTAGTTATTCCACGTGAAAGTGCAACTTCAATATATGGGGAATATAACAGAAACTATAAAGAAAAGTTTGGTACAGATAATGAAAAGAATTACGGAAATATTCAATTCGAATTAAAAACAAATCAGACAGGGTTTACCACGTATTTTAAAAATAGCAAAGATGAAATTGTTTATACTTCAACAGACAAACATAAAAATCAAATAAAAAACTTAGAACCAGGCGAGTATATATTATTTGTACATATTGATACAAACAAAGACGGATATTGGAATGCATACGATCCAATCAGCAATACACCAGCTGAACCGATCTATTATTTTAAAGAAAAACTGGTAATACGGGCAAACTGGGATTTAGAAGATATACAAATGATATTTTAA
- a CDS encoding tetratricopeptide repeat protein, whose translation MISFSGFGQTDYFKLGKEYYNNGEYEKAAATYSEVIKKEENLPKVYETYLSTLYKLKNYTEAEKIIKKMVKVGSPENYTYRIDYALFYKQQNLTDKAEKEFSAFVSDIQKNSTAVDISGAYLQKLGEYTWAKQLYLQARKNFDRYAYCFELSSIYNRLGQTENMFDELLNYLSVNPASLEEVQNTFQNELDTDEKFALFETKVYDRINKDPNDIVYNQLLLWLNLQRKNFTKAFIQAKAIDKRNRQTGTTVLEVGNIALENKDYDAAGACFQYVSDNFKESFNYSIARRLLIQTREEQIKNTFPVDKQKIVGLISDYNQLLKENGRTAYTLESLRNMALLNAFYLDKRDTAVVILKSLIENPYTDNRLRGKAKIDLGDIYLLTGEPWESTLLYSQVEKDFKEDQLGHEAKLRNAELYYYKGEFVLAQEQLDVLKLATTREISNDAIQLSVFITENSGLDSTTDALKDYSAIQLLLFQRKYDEALQAANALLKQYPHHELTDDVYWLQATILRQTGKPTEALEMLKKISTGYADDLLGDDALFTSAQIFDYDLKNTEKAMQLYQDFLIQYTNSVYVTEARKRFRILRGDKI comes from the coding sequence ATGATTTCTTTTTCCGGATTTGGGCAGACCGATTATTTTAAACTGGGGAAAGAATATTATAACAACGGGGAATATGAAAAAGCTGCTGCCACTTATTCCGAAGTTATAAAAAAGGAAGAAAATCTCCCGAAAGTATACGAAACATACTTGTCTACTTTATATAAGTTGAAAAACTATACCGAAGCAGAGAAGATCATTAAAAAAATGGTAAAAGTGGGTTCACCGGAAAATTATACGTACCGGATCGATTATGCACTATTTTATAAGCAACAGAATTTAACGGATAAAGCTGAAAAAGAATTTTCGGCTTTTGTTTCAGATATACAAAAGAATTCAACAGCTGTGGATATATCAGGTGCATATCTGCAAAAGCTGGGAGAGTATACCTGGGCAAAACAATTATACCTGCAGGCCAGAAAAAATTTCGACCGCTACGCGTATTGTTTTGAATTATCCTCCATTTACAACAGGCTTGGTCAGACTGAGAATATGTTTGACGAACTTCTAAATTATTTAAGCGTAAATCCGGCCTCACTGGAAGAGGTACAAAATACGTTTCAAAATGAATTGGATACAGATGAAAAATTTGCGCTGTTCGAAACAAAAGTTTACGACCGCATAAATAAAGACCCGAACGATATTGTTTACAATCAGCTTTTACTGTGGCTCAACTTGCAGCGCAAAAACTTTACAAAAGCATTTATACAGGCAAAGGCAATTGACAAAAGAAACCGTCAAACGGGAACAACGGTGCTGGAAGTGGGGAATATTGCACTGGAAAATAAAGATTACGATGCAGCCGGAGCCTGTTTTCAATATGTGTCTGATAATTTTAAAGAAAGCTTTAATTACAGTATTGCCAGAAGACTGTTGATACAGACACGTGAAGAACAGATTAAAAATACGTTTCCCGTGGATAAACAGAAAATTGTGGGACTTATCAGCGATTATAATCAATTGTTGAAAGAGAACGGGCGTACAGCCTATACACTGGAGAGTTTACGGAACATGGCACTGCTGAATGCTTTCTATCTGGACAAAAGAGATACAGCTGTCGTAATTTTAAAATCGCTGATCGAAAATCCATATACCGATAACCGCTTACGCGGCAAAGCCAAAATTGACCTGGGCGATATTTATCTGCTGACCGGCGAACCATGGGAATCGACATTATTATACAGCCAGGTGGAAAAAGATTTTAAAGAAGACCAGCTTGGCCACGAAGCAAAACTACGTAATGCAGAATTGTATTATTATAAAGGAGAATTTGTGCTGGCACAGGAGCAGCTAGATGTATTGAAACTGGCAACCACCCGCGAAATTTCAAACGATGCCATTCAGCTGAGTGTGTTTATAACAGAAAATTCCGGGCTCGATTCCACAACAGATGCTTTGAAAGATTACAGTGCAATACAATTATTGCTTTTCCAGCGAAAATACGATGAAGCTTTGCAGGCAGCCAATGCGCTGTTGAAACAGTATCCGCATCATGAATTAACGGATGATGTATATTGGCTGCAAGCTACAATCTTAAGACAGACAGGTAAACCAACCGAAGCACTGGAAATGCTTAAAAAAATATCGACCGGCTACGCCGATGATTTATTGGGTGACGATGCCTTATTTACATCCGCACAGATCTTCGATTATGATCTGAAAAATACAGAAAAAGCCATGCAGCTATATCAGGATTTTTTGATTCAGTATACAAACAGTGTTTATGTTACCGAAGCACGTAAGCGTTTCCGGATATTGAGAGGAGATAAGATCTAA
- a CDS encoding type II toxin-antitoxin system HigB family toxin encodes MEIIGIKKLQKLKNKNLGNGRLANAIDELLQELEVKNWKNGKQLKQDRPDADLVHNDGFYFFNINIHRTMILIEFCDDGQATIVWCGTHDEYELTFKNNKKTIANWLKSKGYTN; translated from the coding sequence ATGGAAATTATTGGCATAAAGAAACTTCAAAAGCTTAAAAATAAAAATTTAGGAAATGGCCGTCTTGCTAATGCTATTGATGAGTTATTACAAGAACTAGAAGTTAAAAATTGGAAAAACGGTAAACAATTAAAACAAGATAGACCAGATGCAGATCTTGTTCATAATGATGGATTTTATTTCTTTAATATAAATATTCATCGAACGATGATTTTGATTGAGTTTTGTGATGATGGACAAGCAACGATTGTATGGTGCGGAACTCATGATGAATATGAGTTAACATTTAAAAATAATAAAAAAACCATAGCAAACTGGTTAAAAAGTAAAGGATACACTAATTAA